From Corvus hawaiiensis isolate bCorHaw1 chromosome 11, bCorHaw1.pri.cur, whole genome shotgun sequence:
GCAGTTCTTCTTCAAAAGTAAAAGTTCCTGGTAGGCAATGGGCAGATCATCTGATTTGTCCTGCTTGTTcccttttgctgtttttcctgccCTGTAAACTTTATTATTCTCACTCAGAAATGCATGTGGCTGTTGCCTGAACTCACAGAGGCTCTGACTTCATTTGCCCTTTTAAATCAGTGATTAATTAATTTGCACGGTGAGGTGGCTGACTCTCACTTTGCCTTACAAGCAGCCTTGTCTCTGAGGGTGAATTCCTTGTGTGTGTAAACAATCAGTTTTTCTCGACCTTTGCACAACCCtgagcccagcagcacagccatagttgtaaaggaaaatatttattcttctctttATGCATCGAGGTAACTCCTCAACCAAAGCCAAGCATGAAAATACGAAGAATAAATGACAGCATAAAGAGCAGCATCCCAGCAACACCACTGACCCCGAAAGATTCCCGTGGAGGCCAAAGGAGGAGAATACACTCAGCCTGGTCCTTTTTTCCCCGTTATACTTTTTATAAAGAAAGACAGTAAGAAAGAAGGGGTGGGAAAAGTTTGGGTCAGTTGGAGGAAGCCCAAAGAGAAAGATCAGAGGCCCAGAAAAAATGACCTCAGGGGAGTGATTGAATGGACTGGGGTTAATTAGTCCAAAGTAGAGAGGCTTGAGAAAAATCTGGTTAAACTACCTTTAATCTACCAAATTTCTGTAGGGAGGGACAGAATAATATTTGCTGTGTGGTCACTAGGGGAGGAAACATGAAATCATggatttcaaatggaaaaaggTAGATTCATGTTAGGctttgggaaaaacaaaaacggggggaaaaaagccagggGGTTGATTGCTTAGTGTGGCATCTCCATCTCTGAGGGTTGTTCAGCACAAGTTAAACAAATTTTCCATCAGGAAAGATGTGGATGTATTTGATCCTGAATTGAGGAAGACAAATGATCTTGGTAAAACTCTTGAATTTCCAGCCAGCTTtagtttctgtgattctgttatttaatttgcttcccccatctctcctcctccctttctcccaACCCAGCTTGCAGTCTTCACCTTTAGAAATGCTGCCTCAGGCTTTGGTTCCTGATGTGCTGTGGTCTCCCATGGAGGGACCACAGATGTGGGGCGCaaattctctctcccttcttaGTTCAATTAACTAGACAGTCTTTaaccaaagtattttttcctccatctgTTTATCAGAATTGGGAATGaaataagaattaaaagaaatcacaacaaagatttttaaaatgttgaggtgaaaaaaaagaaattattttatttttctaacatGTCAGTTCTGCTTGGGATAGCTTTGATGTAAAAACTGCCTCAAACTCCAGTTGTCCACTGAGACttttaggaaaaacaaagcagacatGACCTGaatttctgatggaaaaaagaaggttgaagagaaaaaagtctGGCAACGAACTTGTCCTTTGGGGTTGCCTGCATATTCACAGGAGCCCTTCATCTGGTGGAGTGAGTGGGAGCACTCCCATTCAAGGCATGGGAGGTAGGAACTGCACCTTTGGGAGATGCTTTTGGTGTGGCCAGGCTCTGGTTTGGGCAGGCGGTGCTGGTGCGCAGTTCAAGCAGGATCTCCACACCAGCTCTCTGGGGAAGGTGCAGCTGCTCAGTGCCCCCTGTTAGCTCTGATACCCTGGCCATGGCCACATCACTTTGGCTTTGAGCTGAGGGTTTCTGGGCGTTACCTTCCCGCTGCCTCACAGCAGGGCCTGTCTTGCCTCTCTCAGGTGGGGATCCTGCTCTACGTGGCCGACCTGATCGTGCGCCTGATGTGGAGGAAGGCTCTGGACCCGGATAATTTCTCCATCCCCTACCTCACGGCCCTGGGTGATCTCCTGGGCACTGGATTCCTGGCCATCTGTTTCCGCCTCGTTTGGCTCATCCACGGCACAGACATGAACCTGGGGAACTGAGAGTCCACGTGCTGCTCTCATCACGTGTGATACGGTGCTTTCCTCAGGACAACAGGGTTCCTGGCGATCCACACTGGGTCACCCGGCTGGGTTGGGCCTCCCCTGCCAGCCCGACACCCCACCTGCCCTCCCCATGGTGCCTTAAAGCCAGGCTCACCCCCCTCGAGGAATCAGCACCCACAAACTCGTGCCCTTGCAAGTGAGCGAGACGATTTTAAGCACCACCTACTGCTCACACCTGCACCTGGCAAACAAGGCAACAGGGAGCATTTGGGCCACTGGAAGGAAGGAGCATTTGGGCCGTGGtttcagtgcccagccctgatacggccccgaggctgctcCAAGGCCTGCCGAGGTCACTGTGTCTGATCCTGCAAGTGGGTGTTGCAGCCCCTCCATCGGACTCTGACTTTCCATCAAGGGAAATTCTTGATTCAGCCCACTTTCCTCCTGCTGAATCCCTGGAGTAGGAGAGCAACCAGGTCTTTAAACTTGTCTCCTCTCCATCGCTCAGAGGCTCAGGATCTGAGGCAGTGAGCTGCTGGCTCATGCCCAGTGGGAGGTTATCTAGGGATACCACCTACCTGCCCTGGCAGCATTGCTGGTGTCTGACCAAAAAGCTGGTTAGATTGCATTTTGGGGGCAAGAAGGTTTGTTTTTACGGTTTATGAAATGTCCTGTCCAGTAGTTAAAATGTTTATAGaaacacacacataaataaagtgggtaaaaaaaaaaaagtaatgctgTGGATTTGCAGGTTGCTTTTTTGTTGCCATGACTCTGCCTGTTTCTAGTTCTAACTTGTCAGGTAGAACTTGTTGCTTCTTTCTTATCCACTCAGTGTTGGACAACAAAATTTTAATAGGGCTTCAGGAAAATCAGTGTTTCCTAACCAAGAACTTTTTGCCACCCACATGTTTCAAGTTAGAACTAAAGCCCATTCCCTCTCCCACAGTCGCCATCCACTCATTAACAATTGCTCTGGGATGAGTCCAGAAGCCGCCTGTGTTGGTCTGGGTGACGATCAGGCATAAGGCTGTGGCCAGTGACTCCTCAGGTCCTTGCTCCAGGGTGGCAATCTGATGCTACCAGGGACATGTCAGGGAGGCTTGTGGGACTGAAAGCAGCcaatttctctctgaaattGAAGAAGCAATAGAGTCCTCCAGATAATAAGATGCTGAAGAGTCAGGAGTCGAGGACACAGATCAAACCTTTGAAAAATGTCACTAGGCCTCACCTTTATTAATTATCTGCCTCGTTgttggagaagggaaaaggggaggtcAAGTCCCCCAGTCTGCTGGCAGACAGATGCCTTATTCAAGGACCTGCCATCTCTAAACCACTTATATCTGAGATGTGTTGGGTTCCTGCTGGCCTTGGGTGTTTctttgctcccagctctgctctgctgtcccagagctgctgcaaagctgAAGCCCCTGCATGGGTTTGACACATGGCTGAAGGTCCCTAACAGCAAAAGCTGTTCAGCTCTGGGCTGCCAGGCATGGAGAGAAGCACTCCCTGAGAAAGAAATAAGCTGTTGTCTGCCCTTTCTCCAagcttcctcttccttttattGTCATGAGGAACAAATTGCCCcatgctgctgagctggagagGCTGTGCACGGCAGCTCCCTGGCAGGGAGGTTTCAGGATGCGAGGCACACACTGCCCTGGCTCGGGTCTTGCTGCTTTATcttcccctgcagcctctgtGTTGTTGGCTCTGCTCGGCCAGAGCACCCATGGGTGAgaattgcagcagcagcagcagctgagggggcCTGTGGGGAAAGCAAAGCATCTGACTGCCAGTCCCAGTTTCAGGGGCTGCATTAGAGCAgatgtacatatatattttaataacttAAGCTTAGTGCTTTACTTTGTAAACCTTTATTAGCTCCAATTTGGCACTGGCTTGAGCAGTCCTGGCAAATAACTCCTCCTGCCTCAACACCATGTTTCCTCCTCCTTGCTGCATTGTCCCCACCACCTCAGAGAGGTCCTCTCTGGAGCTTGGTGCTTTTGCTGATCTTGTGAATCAGGTAAGGCTGGTGCTAAAGCCAAGATGCTGGGGATACCCCAGCCCTCTACAGGATCCTGAACACATGAAactccttctgcttttctcttacTAACACAGATTTGCCCCTGCTTCCTCCAATCCTGCGTAAGACTTAGACTGGAGCAGGTGGCTGGTACAGACTACAAGGGACCCGAGTCACACTCCTCCAGCATCAAATCCCAGTGCCCAACGCTggctgcttctctgctgtgtgCTTGCAGCAAAGCCCTGGCACTGGTATGTCCCTTCATTGGGGGATTTCTGGGCAGAACTCAGCTTAATCTGCTTGTCACTGTTGACAGAGGACATGGATGGGAACACGTAATGGATGCCATCTGTGTCCTACTTGTGGGACACAGCTGCACCAAGGTGACCTGTGCTGCACCTTGTCCATGCTGGGCTCGAGGGTTGCCACCTTGCAGGAGGCATTGAGGCTCAGAGGTGATGTGGGGAGATGGCAGAGGGCACAGCAAGAcgtgctgctctccagggcaCCCCTTGGTGGGCAGCCAAGCATCAGCCTCGTGCCCGCGCACTTAGTGCAGGGAACGCACTTAAGACTTAAAATTGCTTCCAGCCTCAAGAGAAATGATATAACCAAAGGAAATAGTTTCaataaaaggggattttttcctttttttttaagggcagTGAGAGGCTAGTTATTTGGCTGCTCAGCCTGTTtactctttctctttcctccttttttcttctctctgcaaaTGAGAAAGGGCCTTTGCTAACAAAGCTTATATGTAACCCCGGAGCACAACTTGGATCAGCATTCCTGTAACTCCATCTGAACTTGCTCCTCTAAGAAagcacccccagcccttccAGTGAGTGGGCAGCACTGCTCTGTCCCCTGGCACCAAttgccccagcagggccagaAGCCCCTGAGCTGTCCAGGcatcctcccccttccctccccttaaaagcagaaatttgaTGCTTAAATACCTGCAGGCTCCTCAGCTTTTAAGAACTTTCAGTACATCACAGCAGGTCCTACCTGGTTTTATGCTCCCTGTGGTGTTGTGTTGGAGTGATTTTGTGAGGGAGAAGATTTGGGGAGGGGattgttttcctcccttttcctccacaaATTTCAGTTTCAGAGCAGACTTGTGTGGGTAGCAGAGCCCAGACAGGGTGGGGACATTTCATAGTGATTTCTGTCTTCAGTCTAACCCAGCAGGAAAGTCACTGCCAGCAGTGGGCCtggcttctctgctgctgtgtctgtgtcATTACAGTGCCCAGATTTTCACTGGGCTGGACCCACCCTGCCAGAGTCACCAGCACCTCAGTTCCAGCCAACAGTggcttttatttgtatttagtCCTCATGGCTCCCAAAGAAGCAATAGCCTTAAaaaaggaggaggtgggagaggagaaCTTCTTTTTTGCTGCTCTTTAGTCCTTGGCTGCTGAACTGCCCCTTTGGGCTCAGTGCTGGCCCTGGCCTGAGAAACCCATCCAATGCTGTGAGATGCTAGTGGAAGGCTTACCTTGCTGTAACCTTTAGAGGGAATAAAGGAAAATGTGGAGTGTTGGTAGAGAATGAGATTGGCTATTTTTGAGCCCTGTGCAGCCATCAGCCAGCTGATCTAGACTCTAGTAGTGGGCAGTGAAACAGTataatttttcctaatgtcccaTGGTTTTATTTCCCACTGTATTAGCAGTGCAGGTAGGTTCTCTCCTGACATCAGCCACTGGTTGTCCCCCAATAAACTAAATCTCAGGTTCATGTCAGTGTTGTGGGATGGGGACTGAGGAAGAGCACTGGAGTTTGGGAGAGGGTGGGTGCCTGCCCTGCACCACCACATGTGTTGGGGTGCTGGGGTGGCTGCTGGGACCTTCAGATCCCAGCTGAACTAGAGAGGAAGGTTGGTCAGGGGCTCCCCCATTCCTGGATGCATAAGGGTCTCTCTTTGCAGGCAAAGAAGGGGCTGTCACCATCTGTAGATGCAGATAGGAACAGGGGTTTGTTTTCAGGGACAGtcaaaccatttttttttctccccccactGCTTCCACTTACTGCCTCCATCCTAACACAGTAATTTTCCAGAAACTCTCTGTGAGATGGAGCTTCCTTACCAAGGACAAGCGAAGTGCCAGCCAGCAAACACAGGAAGTCTGAAAAGCCTCCTTCAAGGGAGACACTGCTTCCAAGACATACTTGAAcaccctttttatttttttccccttcaatgAAAGTTTATTTAATCCTCCAGCTGGTAAACAACCCAATCTGTGGTGCACAGCAAGCTCTGGAAGGAAACCTCCTGATCACTGaagctttgttttgttccaCTGGAAGGAGAAACTCAACAGTTTCACATGGGCCatgagggatggggacagcagctccacagcacGGAAaacccacagcacaggcagagtgCTCACCACTCTGAAGGCTGGAGCTGTtggaggcactgggaggaaGGGGCTGGCTCTTCATTAACTGCTGAGCCACACTGGACTGTGGCAAAGCTCAACAGTGCAGCAAGGGAAGGTACTCTCTCTTTTATGCTGGGGAGTATGTGAGTATTTATATAATAAATGGGATGGTGTACAGACACACATATGTACACATGCATAAGCCAAATGTCTATTAAGTATTATAACCATATACAAATGTAATTGCTCAATATAGAATATGTAGATTGACCCAGCAGTAATTCTATTATACATTATAATATAATCATTATTTTCATTGTATATTTGTGCACATGTGAACATATCAAAGTGAGGCTGTTCTTGGTTTTTTGTGTCCCTGGTGCTCTGAGAGCTCCCCAGTAGCTCCCAAGCCTTGGGCCAAACTCTAGGACCAACCTGACTCATTTGGAGTTGCTTGTCCCCAAGCTCCGCAGCCTGAAGCCAGGATGGGAACCTTGCAGGAGGCTGGGGGACATTACTATCACGGTCCTCTCTTCAGCGAGGCCAGGACTGGCACCTTCTCCTGGTCACATTCCCTGCTCACAGAGGAGTGCTCGGGCAGGGCCGAGGGGATgatgccctgccctgctcctgggggcAGACCCCGGGGCATCCCCTTGCAGTTCATGTCCTTGCTGTGCATCAGGCACGGCCACATTCCCACTTCCAAGCAGAGGACAAACCAAATCCAGTTACACTTTAGAGGTGACCCAGGCCTCCTTGatattttctccttaaaaagaaaaagggacgCAGTGAAACAGTTTGTGAAGCCACAACCAAGCAGGAGCCCTCAGAGAAATTGTTCCCAGCACCCGTACAGGGAATTACACCGCCTGTAGTTGGGATCACCGGTCACACGGGGTCCTCCTAGCTCCGTCCTGCTCCCGTCCTCCAGCGCTTTTCGTCGGACCGGGAAGGGTCGGACCGGGAAGGGTCGGACCGTGCCTGCGGCGAGGGCCGCGGCTGCCCAGCGCCGGCCTCGGTACCGCAGCATCCCGACCCCCATCCCGCAGCATCCCAACCTTCGTCCCGCAGCATCCCGGCCCCCCGTCCCACAGCATCATGGTCCCACAGCATCCCGGCCCCGCAGCATCCTGACCCTGCAGCATCCCGACCCCTGTCCCgcagcatccctgctccacAGCATCCCGACTCCAGAGCTGGCCCCGGAGCATCTTGGCCCCAGCAATTCAGCTTTGGCACGGGCAGAGCAATTCCTGGCCCGGAAAGCTCCGGCCCCGGCTGAAGATGTTCTCttcagaaatacaaagtgccttttttctgtttgcaaggTTAGGTTTTGCTTTGGAAAGCGTTGAATGTAGGCAGAGAGGAAGCCAAGGGTATGACCTAAGTGGGTTGGATTGTGGATGCTGGCTGTTGAGATTTTATAGAAACAGCCCAAAGGTGGGTATTTCTGAAGGTTCTGCGTGACCCAAAAGACACCGTTACAGGGTGCTGCCTTTAGCAGTCCAGGCCAAGGCTGGAGGGCTGCATTTGCTCCATTCGTGTGTGGCTGGGCTGTTGACTGGGTAAATGGGTCAGGTCTGATGGGGATGCCAGGGACAGACAGGCTGCCAGTCAAACAGCCACTCACAACTGGGAGCATCCCCCCATTGTCACCATTGCAGGAAAGAGTAGAAACCATGTGGCTGAAGAACAAAGCCCCAAGGTTGCTATTCCCTCACTTTCACACCAAAGAAAGCCCAAAGTGGGTCCCAGCCAGCCAGATATTTTCTAAACACCTAcagacagcacagctgggagcaaGTATATCTGTCCTTGCCACTCACTCTGCCATCAGCTCTTTAGAGGTACCTGAAGGGAAcagtatttagaaaaaaacaaccaaccaaccatcCAAAAATCCATCCCTTTATGACTCCGCGTCTGACCCCAAATTATGATCCACGACAACAAGCGATGAAAAGATCTTGCAATGATTTGAACAATTATTTTTCCAAGCAGAGGCAGCTCTAAGCAGGGAACACGAGACTCCTGAGAAAGCAGAGGAATGCACTCCAAGCCTGAACGCTGCAGATGAAATTTGTTGCATCACATAATCTGtttctgtgctttgtgtttCAGCTAGACAGGGAGATTCTAAGATAGCACGAGAAAGGCCATTTCTGCGAGACCTCCAGTCCAGATTGGGAGAATCAGTCACACTGCCAGGATCACCAGCAGCTTcatctacttttctttttcattgctTTGCTAAACTCAATCTGCACATGGAGCAAGCAAGGAGGGAGTGTCAACATGTAGGTGCCAGTgagaggcagagaggaaaaaggttAAGATACAACAGCTGAAAGTTGTTAGATGGAAACATCATTTTTTTGCAGAGCCTGAGAGCACTGTGGTTTTATAAAACCTCCCATTGTATTGCACTAATAAGTCAAGTGTTTGCAGCCGAGCCAGCAGACACACTCCACAGCATCTATTACCAGTGTGCTTATTTACAAAGGCGGCCAGCAAGACAAAGCcaaacagagaaaaggaaagactgAAATATGGACTggctttaatttaaaatcctAGGGCTCGGtttgtcattttcttttgtgtttcacctcctcctccccatttTTAATTCAAGGAATGATTATCCAAAGGCAGCCAGCCAAAGGACTGTTTCCCTCTAGGTGTCTCTCTCCCATTTTTATTCTCAGTTttttctctcacacacacatacacacacacatacacacatggACCTGGCCTCCCAGTCCAACATTACCTCTCCATTCCCACAGCAACCTCCCACACCCCAGTCCAGTGCTCCCCAGAACACTTCATAACTTTTATAAAGGGGCTGCACACGGAGGAGCCTGTGCTGTCAGGGGAAGAGAAACCAGCGCTGCCAGCAGGGCCCTGTctgcccagcagggccaggggcagGACACTGTGGATGATGGGATTTCATCAGAGCAGACACCTGCACCCCTGCTGTACATATGCCTTTACAACTGTTATCACCTGCTTTCAAAAAATGGGATGTGTGGGGCCTGGATTTAACAGATTTGACCAGAAATCCAGAGATATGCACACCACTGCTGTGGTAGTTCAGGAGAAAGCACTGTGGACCTGCTGCAAGcctttcttctctgtctttGGAGTATTTTACACCCCAACTGAGAGCTTGTGGAAGGAGAGGAACAAAAAGTCCCTCCAGGGATAAATATGTGGTCAGAGTAACACACCTCTGTGTGTTACATCCCCCTTAGTGGGGGACAGCGTGGGAAGTGGGATGAGGACAGAGGAgaacaagacaaaaagaaaaggtgggagcaattttaaataaaaggaaaaagttacATTAAATTATTGCTTTATTTCTGGTTCTATGCAAGTGTCTGATACACTCCACTCTGACCCCTGAGACTCCATGTCTGCCCCCAAACAGGCCAGTAAGGAGGAGAAAGACCTGAAGGGATCCTGCCCAAAAAAGGAGCCTTCCCAAGACTTGGATCTACAGAGGAGTTTCTTAGTTAAAAGGAAGTCCCCAACCAAGGCAAGCAGTGTCCAGTCCCACTACCATTCCCTGTAGATACTGAAggctgggagggaaagggaaggaaaagctccAGCCCCAGTGTTTTGAGAAGTGTTCTTCCTCCAGACCATGCATGAACAAGGCACCAGGAGGTGGAGCAGACCCTAACAAAAGGGCACAGGGAAGAAGTCAACCAAGAGAAGAGCACAAGGTGAGAGGGAGGAATTGTGGCAAGATGAGAGTTATCCAGCTCTCCCTCACCtcttcccccccagcccctgcctcaTCGGATGCGGAGGTAGGAGGGGATGGAGTAATTGAAGAGCAAGTAGTCCATTTTGTATAAATTAAAGAGTCTCCTTTGGTAGAAGGGGCTAATGTCCTGGAAGAACTGGGCTGTCATGTCGTCTGTCGTCCTGGTGGTCTTGGACGAAGCCGGGAACTTGACGCTCGTGTCGGCCCCCACCAGCTGCAGGATGTAGTTGGCATCTTCGGCCAAGGTCTCATACTTGCCCACCACGTCGTAGTGGATGATGCAGGGGTGGCAGAGCGAGTGCACCCGCTCCCAGTGCTCGTTGAAGGGCTCCTCCTGCTGCGTCCGCGGATCCAGCAGGTAGTACACGAACTCCTCGAAGCGCACGTCGTCCCCCGCGCTCCAGGGCCCTGTCGCTGGGCTCGTGCCGGTGCCGCCGGATGATCTTGGTCCCGTAGCGCTTGTGGAAGGCTGTGTTGTAGCTGAGGGTGAACTTGTTGCGATAGGCCGAGACCAGGCGCTCGAAGGGCTCCCGCACGAAGACGAACTTGAGGTAGCTGCGCAGGCGGTAGTTGATCTCGGGAACACTGTACTCGGAGAGGGTGCGCAGGTTGGAGGGGACATGGGCCTCGTGGGCAGGGATTTCCAGTGGGTCCTGGTACTTGCCTTGCCCCGTTAGGACCATCATCACCCGCTTCCAGTTAGTGCAGGCCACTTTGGGCACGTAGCAGTAGAGCAGCCCGTGTGTGTCATCTACCACCAAGTGCCGCAAGTCATCCGGCTGCAGGAGACGCCGCTTGCGGGTGTAACGGCTGCAGACGTTGCTCAACATCTCCCGTCTCTGCTGGTGAACTGCCTGCAGGGATGACTGCTcaaactggggagaaaaaacccaacagagaTGGTCACCAGCTCGCCCAAGCTGACTGTGGCCTACACACAACACCTGGCCCGCAATTGTCCCCACTGCCTCCCCTTTACTGGGTTGGTCTGTCACCCATGTGGGATTTTTGGAGACAGCACTGACTTTGAACACAATCGATTCAGTGCATTTAATCCTTGGACAGGCTGGCATcaaaagaaaggacaaaatgTGATGAGGAGCTGggtgagaagaaaaatcaaagggGGTGAGGGAAGAACAGGCGGTGCAGAGAGGGTCAGTAAGggagcatttttttaaaagcaggcacacacacacacacacagggctaACGTGCTCTCCCTTACACCAGCCCAGGGGGATGCATGGCCCCAGGGACAGAAAGCACAGCCTGTTTGTTGGCACAGGGCCCTGCACACCTCCTACTGCGATGGGGCATTGCTGCCTCACACTGACACCCACACACATGTGCTTGCTGTGACACCCAGCCAAGGGCAGAAATGTGGCACACACATTTGGACCTGCTGGATGGAAACAACCTGGGTGTCCTGCCAAGGAAAGGCAAATGGAAATGGTCTCTAACACTGACAGTCAAACCCTGGTGAGCAGGAGGGGAGCTGGAGATGAGGTGGGGTGGCAGGTATGATGGAGAGGAGCAAGGGGCTGAGTAGGTGGTGGTGGGGCCCTTCCTGAGGGCTTTGGGTTCCTTCTCCTGAGGGACTTCTTCCACACAGGCCAGCCCAACGCCTCAGCTCTGGTCACAGTTTCCTCTGGCCGCAGGGACGAGGAATCAACACATGGTCCTTTATCTTGAACCCTTCTGACC
This genomic window contains:
- the CHST13 gene encoding LOW QUALITY PROTEIN: carbohydrate sulfotransferase 13 (The sequence of the model RefSeq protein was modified relative to this genomic sequence to represent the inferred CDS: deleted 1 base in 1 codon); translated protein: MRRSRAPRLTLAAGLGSVLLVLFYFQSSLSPASEDMRSTWQGKAGRSPLQALYESDQFEQSSLQAVHQQRREMLSNVCSRYTRKRRLLQPDDLRHLVVDDTHGLLYCYVPKVACTNWKRVMMVLTGQGKYQDPLEIPAHEAHVPSNLRTLSEYSVPEINYRLRSYLKFVFVREPFERLVSAYRNKFTLSYNTAFHKRYGTKIIRRHRHEPSDRALERGDDVRFEEFVYYLLDPRTQQEEPFNEHWERVHSLCHPCIIHYDVVGKYETLAEDANYILQLVGADTSVKFPASSKTTRTTDDMTAQFFQDISPFYQRRLFNLYKMDYLLFNYSIPSYLRIR